From Demequina lutea, a single genomic window includes:
- a CDS encoding S1C family serine protease, which produces MTMESPQPADPTIDAAPQRRRSRWRGALRPKVGVIAASVLALAYVAGVGVWAASTNTTSAATTAQIGTAPSLGNAPSGEAGGGYVGPRQRYVGPRQGYTYPGNGTTSPGTTTSTEAAATTASASESTGLVLIETVLGYDRAAAAGTGVVLTSDGLVLTNNHVIDGSTAISVTIAATGKTYTATVVGTDATDDVALLQLQGATGLATATPDKNAEPAVGAGVTAVGNASGGGVLLAADGVVTQLNSSVTTSSEYTVQGETLGGMIEFDAAVVGGDSGGALLDKQGEVVGITTAASVGRATTVAYAIPINSALAIVDQMRAGNLSAGVKLGYPAFLGVAIARDGTTGMLVPGQGAGGANAVAGAQLTYVYANTPAASVGLVAGDTITAIGGQLVTSADDLSTAISGHKPGDSVSLTWTDTGGATQSATVTLMQGPAA; this is translated from the coding sequence ATGACCATGGAGAGCCCACAGCCCGCAGACCCGACGATTGACGCCGCACCTCAGCGTCGGCGGTCACGCTGGCGCGGGGCACTCCGCCCCAAGGTGGGCGTGATCGCCGCCTCGGTGCTCGCCCTGGCGTACGTCGCTGGGGTCGGCGTATGGGCCGCGAGCACGAACACCACCTCAGCAGCGACGACGGCGCAGATCGGCACGGCACCGAGTCTGGGCAACGCGCCCTCGGGCGAGGCGGGTGGCGGCTATGTGGGCCCGCGTCAGCGATATGTCGGGCCGCGCCAGGGCTACACCTACCCCGGGAACGGTACGACTTCGCCGGGGACCACGACCTCGACGGAGGCGGCCGCGACCACCGCGTCCGCCTCCGAGTCCACGGGCCTGGTCCTCATCGAGACCGTGCTCGGCTACGACCGGGCCGCGGCTGCAGGCACAGGCGTGGTGCTCACGAGCGATGGACTGGTCCTCACCAACAACCACGTCATCGACGGCTCGACCGCGATATCGGTGACCATCGCTGCGACTGGCAAGACGTACACCGCGACTGTCGTGGGCACTGATGCGACGGACGATGTGGCCCTCCTCCAGCTCCAAGGTGCAACCGGTTTGGCCACGGCGACCCCGGATAAGAACGCCGAACCCGCCGTCGGCGCGGGTGTGACAGCGGTGGGTAACGCCTCCGGCGGCGGCGTGCTGTTGGCCGCAGACGGCGTGGTCACCCAACTGAATTCCTCCGTCACCACCTCGTCGGAATACACGGTGCAGGGGGAGACGCTCGGCGGGATGATCGAGTTCGACGCCGCCGTCGTGGGCGGCGATTCGGGCGGCGCGCTGCTTGACAAACAGGGTGAGGTGGTCGGCATCACGACCGCGGCCTCGGTCGGACGTGCCACCACGGTGGCCTACGCGATTCCGATCAACAGTGCGCTGGCGATCGTCGACCAGATGCGGGCTGGCAACCTGTCTGCTGGCGTGAAGCTCGGCTACCCGGCCTTCCTGGGCGTCGCGATCGCGAGGGACGGCACGACCGGCATGCTGGTGCCCGGTCAGGGTGCTGGTGGGGCGAATGCGGTCGCAGGCGCACAACTCACCTACGTCTACGCCAACACCCCTGCGGCATCCGTGGGCCTGGTAGCGGGGGACACGATCACCGCGATCGGCGGTCAATTGGTGACGAGCGCAGACGACCTGTCGACCGCGATCTCGGGCCACAAGCCAGGCGACTCTGTGAGCCTGACCTGGACGGACACGGGCGGAGCGACTCAGTCCGCCACGGTGACGCTGATGCAAGGGCCTGCCGCGTAG